The following coding sequences lie in one Ictalurus furcatus strain D&B chromosome 7, Billie_1.0, whole genome shotgun sequence genomic window:
- the six7 gene encoding SIX homeobox 7 — MFPLPMFTADQVARVCENLEETGDMERLGRFLWSLPAAAPGSAGEALHRHESVMRARALVAFHGGDFEALYRILQSHRFTRESHAKLQDLWLHAHYREAERMRGRPLGPVEKYRIRKKFPLPRTIWDGEQKTHCFKERTRSLLREWYLQDPYPNPSRKRHLAQATGLTPTQVGNWFKNRRQRDRAASAKNRLQQVSALLPSGSFPECSSIDHSGSPENSDTRASTPDISVSSDSEFES; from the exons ATGTTTCCCTTGCCGATGTTTACCGCGGATCAGGTGGCTCGGGTGTGTgagaacttggaggaaaccGGGGACATGGAGCGCCTGGGCCGGTTTCTGTGGTCACTTCCGGCGGCGGCCCCCGGTTCTGCAGGCGAGGCGCTCCACAGGCACGAGTCGGTGATGCGCGCGCGGGCTCTGGTCGCATTTCACGGTGGTGACTTCGAGGCGCTTTACCGCATCCTGCAGAGCCACCGGTTCACGCGCGAGTCCCACGCCAAGCTGCAGGACCTGTGGCTGCACGCGCATTACCGCGAGGCGGAGCGCATGCGCGGCAGGCCGCTGGGCCCCGTGGAGAAGTACCGCATCCGCAAGAAGTTCCCTCTACCCCGCACTATCTGGGACGGCGAGCAGAAAACGCACTGTTTCAAG GAAAGGACACGGAGTTTGCTTAGAGAATGGTACCTACAAGACCCGTATCCAAACCCATCTCGCAAGCGGCACCTGGCCCAGGCTACAGGTCTCACACCTACACAAGTTGGAAACTGGTTCAAGAACAGAcgccagagagacagagcagcATCAGCCAAAAACAG actACAACAAGTCTCTGCTCTTCTCCCATCTGGCAGCTTTCCAGAATGTTCTTCCATAGATCACAGTGGCAGCCCAGAGAACAGCGACACCAGAGCCTCTACACCCGACATATCGGTCAGCAGCGACAGCGAGTTTGAGTCCTGA
- the rin1b gene encoding ras and Rab interactor 3, with protein MDDCLQRSLSVLDRLLLTHSIWLQLSINPDSALCILQREIAGTFLVCKCAVTQRKVLCVRVQESNVCVAQYPIREEDSTFSLESSALSFPDLCRLVAFYCISRDVLPFPLELPEAIAQATNHTQLESISHLGLEFWSSQASPGPPNGPPTMSVTWTSRPRSPCFINPLFLQPSQPSREASHKRHRLKRSLRVRVSTESSFSLTPGDSEWSQGDSDVLRSNERMARRAGGLSMLRRTAALVPTSEEEDEQMLGEVPPVSVYTELKDLPQDEGLCVALERRHAPSLAELDSNSSFSSLEEEESQPDSALQWPPLTRGTRFPVANPASTLRRMSAAFVCVFAPERRVARLVDELSRDRRSAFGSLIQDFLLKQKEELKVPSWSSAVELLQGLRRFLSQAKSLLLEAGELEPPIETLVPENEKELALEKAVFGCVLKPLKVQLGQMLLTLHTQDGTLQRFTNSLQACQEGALQRLGVRVAVLDAQGVERAKKKLNLMQRSHSPIDKVLLLLQVCKSVYKAMGAQSEQEFSSEDFLPALSYVVVQCNIPQLLLETEYMMEMLESSWLSGEGGYYLTSIYASLCLIQSQPGTPCPGGLTNEAQENLREWSKRRSQEAKLHKESQQNQRFVRILFQNTECCAARTLQWKAGESVEVLTRTCAEVFAINEPQHYCLFWRNAGEMHPVPLHTQPHELGAPTLSYLRKDHDFSKMRRLTRGGAVDLEESACEE; from the exons ATGGATGACTGTCTTCAGAGGAGTCTGAGCGTTTTGGACCGCctcctcctcacacactccatcTGGCTCCAACTGTCAATCAACCCTGACTCCGCCCTCTGCATCCTGCAGAGAGAGATAGCTGGG ACTTTTctggtgtgtaagtgtgcagtCACTCAGAGGAAGGTGCTGTGTGTGAGGGTTCAGGAAAGCAATGTGTGTGTTGCACAATATCCCATCCGAGAGGAAGACTCCA CATTCTCTCTGGAGAGCTCAGCCCTGAGTTTTCCTGATTTGTGCAGATTAGTGGCCTTTTACTGCATTAGcag GGATGTGTTGCCTTTCCCACTTGAGCTTCCTGAAGCTATCGCACAGGCCACCAACCACACACAGCTAGAGAGCATCTCACACCTTGGCTTGG AGTTCTGGAGCTCTCAGGCCTCCCCTGGCCCCCCCAACGGCCCTCCCACCATGTCTGTGACCTGGACATCCAGGCCACGATCGCCGTGTTTCATCAATCCCCTCTTCCTGCAGCCTTCCCAGCCAAGTCGAGAGGCTTCACACAAACGCCACAGATTGAAACGCAGTCTGCGAGTCCGCGTGTCCACCGAATCGTCCTTCAGCCTGACCCCTGGAGACTCGGAGTGGAGCCAGGGCGACTCGGACGTGCTGAGAAGTAACGAGAGGATGGCACGGAGGGCAGGGGGCCTGAGCATGCTTCGAAGAACTGCTGCTCTGGTACCTACGTCAGAAGAAGAGGATGAGCAGATGCTGGGAGAGGTGCCtccagtgagtgtgtat ACCGAGCTTAAGGACCTACCACAGGATGAGGGGCTCTGCGTGGCATTGGAGCGACGACATGCTCCTTCTCTCGCTGAACTGGACAGCAACAGTTCCTTCAGCAGCCTGGAAGAGGAAGAGTCGCAGCCGGACTCGGCGCTGCAGTGGCCTCCCCTCACGCGGGGCACCCGTTTCCCTGTCGCCAACCCTGCCTCCACCCTACGCCGCATGAGTGCTGCAttcgtgtgtgtttttgctcCTGAGCGGCGTGTGGCCCGGCTGGTTGACGAGCTGTCCCGAGACAGGCGCTCTGCCTTTGGATCGCTGATCCAGGATTTCTTACTAAAGCAGAAGGAAGAACTGAAGGTGCCGAGTTGGAGCTCAGCCGTGGAGCTGCTTCAGGGATTGAGGAGGTTCCTTTCCCAGGCCAAGAGTCTGCTTCTGGAGGCTGGAGAACTGGAACCTCCCATAGAGACCCTGGTGCCTGAGAATGAGAAAG AGCTGGCTTTGGAGAAGGCTGTGTTTGGTTGTGTACTGAAACCACTGAAAGTTCAGCTGGGCCAGATGCTGCTCACGCTCCACACACAGGATGGCACTCTCCAGAGATTCACTAACAGCCTGCAGGCCTGTCAGGAGGGGGCCCTACAGCGCCTGGGTGTACGCGTGGCAGTCCTGGATGCTCAAGGTGTGGAGAGAGCAAAGAAAAAGCTCAATCTTATGCAGAGAAGCCACTCGCCCATAGACAAAGTGCTGCTTCTGCTACAGGTGTGCAAGAGTGTGTACAAGGCCATGGGAGCACAATCTG AACAGGAATTCAGCTCGGAGGATTTCCTGCCTGCTCTGTCTTATGTGGTGGTTCAGTGTAACATCCCACAACTGCTGCTGGAGACGGAGTACATGATGGAGATGCTGGAGTCGTCTTGGCTGTCAGGAGAGG GAGGGTACTACTTGACAAGCATCTATGCCAGCCTGTGCCTAATCCAGAGCCAGCCTGGTACCCCGTGTCCTGGTGGTTTAACCAATGAAGCCCAGGAGAATCTGAGAGAATGGAGCAAGAGACGATCCCAGGAGGCCAAACTCCATAAAGAGAGCCAGCAGAATCag aggtTTGTACGTATTCTTTTCCAGAACACTGAGTGTTGCGCAGCCCGTACTCTCCAATGGAAAGCAGGTGAGAGCGTGGAGGTGTTAACCCGAACCTGCGCAGAGGTGTTCGCTATAAACGAGCCACAGCATTATTGTCTGTTCTGGAGGAATGCAGGGGAGATGCATCCTGTTCCTCTACATACACAGCCTCACGAGCTGGGTGCCCCCACCCTATCCTACCTCCGCAAAGATCACGACTTCAGCAAGATGCGCAGGCTGACCAGAGGTGGCGCTGTGGATCTCGAGGAGTCTGCGTGTGAGGAGTAA
- the zgc:101810 gene encoding actin-related protein 2-A gives MDSTGRKVVVCDNGTGFVKCGFAGSNFPEHIFPALVGRPVIRSDTKVGNIVIKDLMVGDEASECRSMLEVSYPMENGMVRNWDDMLHLWDHTFGPDRLNINPSNCKVLLTEPPLNPLKNRQKIAEVMFETYKFHGIYIAIQAVLTLYAQGLLTGVVVDSGDGVTHICPVYEGFSLPHLTRRLDIAGRDITRYLIKLLLLRGYAFNQTADFETVRMMKEKLCFVGYNIEQEQKLSNETTFLVESYTLPDGRNIKLGGERFGAPEALFQPHLINIEGVGVAELLFNTIQAADIDLRADLYKHIVLSGGSTMYPGLPSRLERELKQLYLERVLKGDTEKLSKFKIRIEDPPRRKHMVFMGGAVLANIMKDKESFWLSRAEYEEKGLKVLDKLGGGTK, from the exons ATGGACAGCACGGGGAGGAAAGTGGTCGTCTGTGATAATGGCACTGGG TTTGTCAAGTGTGGTTTCGCTGGGTCCAATTTCCCAGAGCACATCTTCCCAGCACTTGTAGGACGTCCTGTCATACGCTCAGATACTAAAGTGGGGAATATTGTGATCAAG GACCTGATGGTGGGAGATGAGGCGAGTGAATGCCGCTCCATGCTGGAGGTCTCCTATCCTATGGAGAACGGGATGGTACGTAACTGGGACGACATGCTCCACCTGTGGGATCACACTTTTGGACCAGATCGTCTGAACATCAATCCGTCTAACTGTAAAGTGCTGTTGACCGAGCCACCTCTGAACCCTCTGAAGAACCGGCAGAAGATTGCAGAGGTCATGTTTGAGACCTACAAGTTCCACGGCATCTACATCGCCATCCAGGCTGTGCTGACGCTCTACGCACAGG GTCTCCTGACAGGTGTGGTGGTGGACTCAGGTGATGGTGTGACTCATATCTGTCCTGTGTATGAGGGATTCTCCCTTCCCCACCTGACACGCAGACTCGACATTGCAGGACGTGACATCACACGCTACCTCATCAAG TTGTTGCTGCTGAGGGGCTACGCCTTCAACCAAACAGCAGACTTTGAGACGGTTCGGATGATGAAGGAGAAACTGTGCTTTGTGGGTTACAACATAGAACAGGAGCAGAAACTGTCCAACGAGACGACTTTTTTGGTGGAGTCGTACACG CTGCCAGATGGGCGCAACATAAAGCTTGGTGGAGAAAGATTCGGGGCTCCAGAGGCGCTTTTCCAGCCGCACCTCATCAACATAGAGGGAGTCGGGGTGGCCGAGCTTCTCTTCAACACCATCCAGGCTGCTGACATCGACCTCAG GGCGGATTTGTACAAGCATATCGTGCTGTCCGGAGGGTCTACCATGTATCCTGGGCTGCCCTCCCGCCTGGAAAGAGAGCTCAAGCAGCTGTACCTAGAAAGAGTGCTGAAAGGAGACACAGAAAAGCTCTCG AAGTTTAAGATCCGCATCGAAGACCCCCCTCGCCGTAAGCACATGGTGTTCATGGGTGGAGCCGTGCTGGCCAACATCATGAAAGATAAAGAGTCGTTCTGGTTGTCGAGAGCCGAGTATGAGGAAAAAGGCCTGAAAGTGCTCGACAAGCTCGGCGGTGGAACAAAATGA